One part of the Etheostoma spectabile isolate EspeVRDwgs_2016 unplaced genomic scaffold, UIUC_Espe_1.0 scaffold00000152, whole genome shotgun sequence genome encodes these proteins:
- the LOC116674399 gene encoding G2/M phase-specific E3 ubiquitin-protein ligase-like encodes MGVPEEAVDLGGPRREFLTLLMEALPRSQMFEGEEGKMNLAFDSTAMREDRYFIAGRAIAVSLVHGGPPARFLSPTLFSCLVDGPELAKPVLADVADSDLRDNIKRVIECKAFEELLATTGPLEEYLANAGCLRPLHKLEDKNLLVDDILMFQVMHRVRGPFERFRDGLRTLGVLDKIKAHPESFRPLLCWSPTTLTADLVESLFTIRLSPAGSNKRHSEEVVVPFWRDYLSDAE; translated from the exons ATGGGAGTACCTGAAGAGGCTGTGGACTTGGGTGGACCAAGAAGGGAATTTCTAACACTGCTTATGGAAGCTTTGCCCAGATCTCAAATGTTTGAAGGAGAAGAAGGCAAAATGAACTTGGCCTTTGACAGTACTG ccaTGAGAGAGGACCGGTACTTCATTGCAGGGAGGGCCATCGCAGTAAGCCTTGTACACGGTGGTCCACCCGCACGCTTTCTGTCCCCAACTCTCTTCTCTTGCCTTGTTGACGGCCCAGAACTGGCAAAGCCAGTATTGGCAGATGTTGCAGATAGTGACCTACGTGACAACATCAAAAGG GTCATAGAGTGTAAAGCATTTGAAGAACTACTAGCAACAACAGGCCCACTGGAGGAGTATTTGGCCAATGCTGGCTGCCTAAGGCCTCTGCACAAGTTGGAAGACAAGAACCTGCTTGTAGACGACATCCTGATGTTTCAAGTGATGCACAGAGTGCGTGGTCCTTTCGAGAG ATTTAGGGATGGACTGAGAACACTTGGTGTGCTGGACAAAATCAAAGCTCACCCGGAGAGTTTTCGCCCCCTTCTCTGCTGGTCTCCTACAACCCTGACAGCTGACCTGGTTGAAAGCCTCTTCACCATCCGCCTTTCTCCTGCTGGCAGCAATAAAAGGCATTCTGAAGAAGTTGTTGTTCCTTTCTGGAGAGACTACCTCTCAGATGCAGAAG